The proteins below come from a single Blastocatellia bacterium genomic window:
- a CDS encoding bifunctional oligoribonuclease/PAP phosphatase NrnA, whose protein sequence is MLSEVVEFIERHHQFAITSHVRPDGDSIGSSLALMWMLEAMNKQAEIVIRDEIPKSYRELPGAHRIRQIGQFDRPRQYDGVFVIECSDIDRPGLPGLEQQFTINIDHHVTTVRFGCINWIDTTASAVGEMIYNLCKAMGVRVTPEIATCAYAALLTDTGSFHYPNTTDRTLKVASELVKLGANPARVARAIYYSQPFSKLKLLGLALSSLTRDQTGRIACLAITHQMMTEAQATEEDAEGIVTYPLSAADIDIVVSLRETQPGVYRASLRSKDSVNVARVADHFGGGGHRNAAGCTLNGELTQIKHALLAKLQEALEQSGNGAGNCDDQRNQGSPSASS, encoded by the coding sequence ATGTTGAGTGAAGTTGTTGAATTCATCGAGCGGCATCATCAATTCGCCATCACGTCACACGTTCGGCCTGACGGCGATAGCATCGGTTCGTCACTGGCGCTGATGTGGATGCTGGAAGCAATGAATAAACAGGCGGAGATTGTGATCCGTGACGAGATTCCAAAATCCTATCGGGAACTGCCCGGCGCGCACCGCATTCGCCAGATTGGGCAATTCGATCGTCCACGCCAATATGATGGCGTGTTCGTCATCGAGTGCAGCGACATTGATCGGCCTGGACTGCCGGGACTCGAACAGCAGTTCACCATCAACATTGATCATCATGTGACGACTGTGCGATTTGGTTGCATTAACTGGATTGACACAACTGCCTCGGCGGTCGGCGAGATGATCTACAATCTGTGCAAAGCAATGGGGGTGCGCGTCACGCCAGAGATTGCCACCTGCGCCTATGCGGCCTTATTGACTGACACCGGTTCGTTTCACTATCCCAATACCACTGATCGCACGCTCAAGGTGGCCAGCGAGCTAGTCAAGCTGGGCGCTAACCCGGCTCGCGTGGCCCGCGCCATCTATTACTCGCAACCGTTTAGCAAACTCAAACTCCTGGGTCTCGCTTTAAGTTCGCTCACCCGTGACCAGACGGGTCGCATTGCCTGCTTGGCCATCACGCACCAGATGATGACAGAGGCGCAAGCCACAGAAGAAGACGCTGAAGGTATTGTGACCTATCCGTTGAGCGCAGCCGATATTGACATCGTCGTCTCCTTGCGCGAAACACAACCGGGTGTTTATCGCGCGTCATTGCGTTCAAAGGACTCCGTCAATGTCGCCCGCGTGGCCGATCATTTCGGCGGTGGCGGCCATCGCAATGCAGCCGGTTGTACGTTGAATGGAGAATTGACTCAGATCAAGCACGCGCTCCTGGCCAAGCTTCAAGAAGCCCTTGAGCAAAGTGGGAACGGCGCCGGCAACTGCGATGACCAACGCAACCAAGGCTCCCCGTCAGCGTCCAGTTGA
- the rbfA gene encoding 30S ribosome-binding factor RbfA — translation MTTKPFRPARIAELLREEISEIITYELNDRRIRPVTITHVKVSSDMRHARVYVSLLGSRQEIDETIRQLNHAAGFIRSQLYPRLTMRFIPQLTFHFDDSLEKAERLEKLFAELDNSRQQ, via the coding sequence GTGACGACCAAACCGTTTCGACCCGCACGGATAGCCGAGCTGCTCCGCGAGGAGATCAGCGAGATCATCACCTACGAATTGAATGACCGGCGCATCCGGCCGGTGACGATCACTCACGTCAAAGTCAGTTCGGACATGCGTCACGCGCGGGTTTACGTGAGCTTGCTGGGGTCACGACAAGAGATTGACGAAACCATCCGCCAGCTCAATCATGCAGCCGGCTTCATTCGCTCACAGTTATATCCGCGTCTCACCATGCGCTTCATCCCGCAACTGACTTTTCACTTTGACGATTCGCTTGAAAAAGCCGAACGATTGGAGAAACTATTCGCAGAACTGGACAATTCCCGTCAGCAGTGA